A stretch of DNA from Halobacteriovorax sp. JY17:
CAGATTGGTGGAACTGGAGGAGCTTCTAGTTCTGAAAGAGAGTCTGTAGAGTCTGATGCAAGTCCTGCAGATAGAGGAAAGGAGCAAGTTCTCGACTTTGGGTTTGAAGAAGAGGAACCACTTACAAAAACAAAGACTAGGGCGAGATCAAGAGCTCAAACTAAGTCTAGTGTTGATATAGATGAGAAATTTGGTCATCTGGCCGATGGAACTCAAGAATTATCAATAGGAAAAGCTAGGCCAAAGACTGTTGTAAATAAATCAATCGATGGAAGTACACGAAAAGTTTCAAGACCAGATGCTACTAAAACCAGAAAAACATCTTCTGGTAGAACAACTATTAAGAAAGTAAAAAAGAAAAAAGACAGTGGATTAGTTACGAAAGTCGCCTCAATTGCAGTTCTTGCTGGAGGATTATTCTTTGGGTATTCAAATATGAATATGGTTAAAGAATTAGTAGGGCTTGAAGTAAAGTCAAATCCAGCCACTCAAAACACTACTAAGAGAATTCCTTCGTCTGATACTCAGAGTGAAGCAGGTGTTGATGTCATTAAAGAAGAGGCTGGAGAGGCTACGATCACACTTAAGGGATTTAATAAGCATAAGCAGAACGTATTTATAGATGGTAACCAAATAAAAGTGGATTTTTTAAACTCATTCAAGGTTGCTTCTGGAAAAGATCACTGGTTGAGAGTTGAGACTTCTGGACGTAAGCACTTTATTCAAAAAATTTCACCAGCAGAAGGTGATAATGAGAGTATTGAAGTTCAAGAAACTAGCTATCAAGGATATGGATACTTAAAGATGTCTAGAAGTTGTGCTAGAGGAAGTATTAGCTTTACTATGTTTGGAGAACCCAGAGAGGAAGAGCTTCCATTTAGAGGAAGAAGAGGGATTCCATTTCCAATCAGTAGTAAGAATACAGAGAAGGGTGTTCCAACTCCTCAAAGTATCTTCTATAAGATTGGAAAGCAAAATATAGAAAGAAAAATCGACTTTGAATTAATTGAAGATGCAGTTGTCGATTTCTGTGAACTAATTATTTAAAAAAAATCTCTGAATTGCCTCGTAATAGATCAAGGCACCATTAATCAAGAACATTAATAGAACAATTCCATAGCTTATAAAATTATAGGCTGTGGAGTTCGTGAATTCTCCCATTATGTCGGGGTCATTACAGAGATTGATGATAAAGAGAAGAATAACAGGTATAAGAACACCATTAATAACCTGAGTCCAAATTAAGATATTGAAAAGATTTATTCCCGGAATAAGAATCATTGCCGCCGCAATTAAGATTAATAGTGTGAATATTGTAAAGAAGTTAGGAGCTTCTTTAAAGGTCTTATCCACACCAGATTCCCATCCCATACCTTCACAAACATAGTAGCTTGTCGCTAGAGGAAGTAGAGCTGCTGAGAATATAGAGGCATTAA
This window harbors:
- a CDS encoding serine/threonine-protein kinase produces the protein MDRERFGRYLILDHLIDGGMAKICRARFLGEQADKVVAIKMVQPQFSKDENFRIMFMDEIKTTFGLLHPNIVQTYDYGMQQDQLFVAMEYCDGRNLKEYLDKLKERKFVFPVEISVYIITQVCQGLHYAHTLTDKLTGKDLQIIHRDISPHNIMLTFDGAIKVIDFGIAKTETNSEATQAGTIKGKLSYLAPEYLEGHELDPRYDEFAVGITLWEMLCSRKLFKASNDLAVLKKIQECKVPAPSSINPNVPKELDEIVLKALSKDRNKRFENLDQLNRALIKFLYSNYPDFNSSDLGFFAKELFKEEIKKDREKLFEFGKIDLKPYLEDLKREQIGGTGGASSSERESVESDASPADRGKEQVLDFGFEEEEPLTKTKTRARSRAQTKSSVDIDEKFGHLADGTQELSIGKARPKTVVNKSIDGSTRKVSRPDATKTRKTSSGRTTIKKVKKKKDSGLVTKVASIAVLAGGLFFGYSNMNMVKELVGLEVKSNPATQNTTKRIPSSDTQSEAGVDVIKEEAGEATITLKGFNKHKQNVFIDGNQIKVDFLNSFKVASGKDHWLRVETSGRKHFIQKISPAEGDNESIEVQETSYQGYGYLKMSRSCARGSISFTMFGEPREEELPFRGRRGIPFPISSKNTEKGVPTPQSIFYKIGKQNIERKIDFELIEDAVVDFCELII